The window TTGTATGGGGTGTGAATTAGTACTTTGAACAGcattcttttttttttcaaacggTTTcctataaaaacatttcaataattttgCAAAGTGTATCCGAATGTATCCGAATGTGTACCGAATTCGTTGACATTTCACTTGTCAAATGTTTGAATAACCAATTATTACTCGATTTGAGGATTCAGCAATTATTAATGAAGCAGTCGCTACCCGCTTGCGTCTATGTTTAGAAATAAAGGGGCATTTGATGAAGGCATTCCAACCCAGTTTACCATAACCTGCTTGTAAATGATTGGCTTAATGTTAACAAAAGCAGGTTGGTTGTGCATAAAAGTGACATGTTCTTACAAAAATGggaaacaattttaaacttATGTCACATGCATTGTTCTTATgttatattcatatatatatatgttataatATATTCAAGTTTAGTTGCTGCTAGTTGCAACTAAATTTGCTCTATTTGCATTATTTACCTATATAACCTGACCATACGACACTGCACAATGTGTACATGTGTTGATCAAAATTAGCTGGAAAGTTTTAATACAAGAACAatagattcgagaaaagtgggCCAATACAGAACATCCTGCAGGACTCATGAGTAGCCTATACAGATCGTGGTAAATTTTTACCCTTTCTTTCAATGTTCTTATCTAAAAAGTAGCCCAAAATCTCaaacttaaccaaaaacaCGAGGATTGCTGTCTTCAAACTTGGTAGATGTTTCCGAGAAAAAGATTGCCACTAAACGATGCGATTTCAGTTGCTGTTTACTTCGTTACTTTTCATTGCTACTACTGTACTTGATAAGTTTTTGATAAGTACATATGGAGgcaaatatgaaaataaattgttcaaaatattttcatgaccATATTTATAACCCGGTATGCTTGATTTTCGTTCGATAGACTGATGaggaaaacatatttttcacaaaatatccATTTGTTTACCCAACATATTACCCTTccattatttacaaaaacttcagaaaaaaaaatcagaaaTAAACCATATTGCAATGTCGTGGGCTAATGGTCGTTGATCCAGAAGAAATcagaatttaaaaacaaacctCTTCTTTTTAAGTAGAATGTTTTGGTGCAATTGCTTGAAGAAACGTATATTTCTTTTACCACTTTTTCGGAACAGGTACAGCTCCAGTCAACAAACAAAGGGGTGTGTATGTTTCTTTCTGTCATAGGTTACGATGGGACACAGACGCTATTGTAAATATTAACACCTGCCAAAGTAAACGACGCCCTCTTGTTTGCTGTCGTTCCTATAGTCTAGGACGAGGTCAAGTAAAGAGTTAATCAACCAGAAGGCTTCAACGCACTACTTACCGAGTAGTTTCCATGTTTTATCGAAAAGTAAAgttgaatatttaaaaattaacgcCAACTAATCTATAACCACTGCAAAGACAAAGCCGGATTTATGCCCGCTCTTTAATCTTCACGTTAAGGTCTCTGGCATCTACAAGCGGACGTAAATGTATGGTTAGTGAAAATACAAATGCTTTGGCTTACTGACTATACTACAGTAGATGCAGTAGTCTGGTCTATACATATCTGTACAGTGTACAGTCACGTGtattttcttcttttattcaaagcaaacaaaataaataaaagcgGTCACAGTACAAGAATGGTAAAAACAGTGTTTATGGAGgtttgtgtgtgtgtgtgtgtgttagcaaaacaaatgcaataacgtacagaaaaaaacaaagaaacgaatgtttaaataaatctATTAAGAAGGATAGGTATATTAGATGGATCCAAATTTCATCCCGGAAGATGTTTTATGCATCCGTGGTCGAAATACAGAACCCATGAGAAGTCGGAATTGTTCTTTCTTCAAAGAACCGCAGGAGATTCgtttaatttgacaaatttttgatatGAGTTCATTTATTGAAGCGGGCACCTTCTCAAAACCATCTGCAGCTGAAAGCTCAACAGATGTAACCCAAGATGGTATTTTATCAGTTACGTTTTTCATTTCGCATTGAGCAAGGCTCCATCTTTTCTATAAACAATTGCAATGACGGTTAAATGATGAGTAAATGTAAAAACGTGACAGTAGTAATGAGACACATGCCCCCAGTTTACACTTATTAGTATCGATAGATagataaattcaaaaaaaatatcatGGACTGCTTACCGCTAGGTCCGTTTTGTTTCCCACTAATAAGATAGGTTTAACTCCTTCAAGATCTTCTGACGAGGAAGATTTGTTTTGTATGAAATTAATGATTTTCAAGGCATACATATACGTTGCGGGGTTTCCGACATCATAGACGACGATTATGCCATCTGCCCATTCAAGGTTTTGGTCATCAAACGGCATCCTTTTCTCGTAACAATCCTACAGAAGAACACGATCACTTATAAGGAAACGGTATTTGAATGCTAAAGGCATCATCTGCACTTGCAGATCGATTGAATAACTACCTCATCGTTACTTTGATCAAGGAAAACAATTTTCTGCTTTCTTTTCTCTTCTGAAATCACGTGATCGTAGGTCATGTCTTCCCCTGAAATGTATTCCCCGATGAAGCGCTTCGTTATGAAACGAACTGTAAGAGCTGCAAAGTCAGCTTACCAATTagtcatttttaaaataatatggtaagggaaatattttcatatatgTTAACATCATCTCTTCTGAAACACCAAATCATACTCCTATATAGCATGGTCAGTGGCAGTGGACACACCTTCAGAACCGCATTTCGCGTTGCCATATACTGACCATCGAGAGTCTATTTCAGTACCAATAACGTAATCCCTTCGTAGGggacaaaattaaaactctAGCACAGCGCAGTCCGACACCAGACACATCACTGATATTAATGTAAATACATTGGGCATTCCACACGCGTTTGCTCTCAGTTGCCGGCGCATTTAGGCAACTATTTAGATTTAAGCCATCGTAATCCTCCACGTTTATTTGGTTTACATTGAAGGtcagtttttgtttcagttaTTTTAACTCTAAGCTCTACATAGGGCTGCCTTTTTATCAAGATTGGAAAAGTGagagtttgaaatatttattttgtaccCTATTTGCAACATGTTTTCGAATATTGATTCCgtattttatattaaatgatTACATTACACTCCGACATATTTACGGGTCTCTTTGCAACTAATTCTAAAGTATAGGAGCTATTAATAACGATACGTACCATATCAATGTCGCAATCAAAGGAATGCTGAATTATTAGAACTATAGCTGAGTAAACATACCACACAGAGACGCGAGACCTACTCGATATAGATAAACTCGTGCTTACAAACACTGCTGGAGAGTATGGTACAAAGTTGAGCATTACAGAAAGAGTGCGATTCGTCATCCTCAAGATAAAAACACCCCCTGCTATGGTTAGGCTATTCCAGAAATGCGCCCTGTTTTGTCTTGGGAAACATTCCAATGTGAGCTATTTTTTGCACCTGCACCTATTGTTTTGGTTAGCTTCATTGGCCGGTCTAGGTTTCGCCATAGTTGCTTTTCGCAATTAGATGTGCTTGTCAATTAATGGTACTATATAGAATTGAAGCTATGGCAGAATTTGCAACGTTTCGCCTTTGTACTTAACAGAGCAAACTACAGAGCAACCACAAGTAAGTTTAACAATGTATGTGTTTTCTAGCTTTATCTCTTATCAAGGGTATTGTTTTGGTAAAGAGATGTCTAGTGCGAAATCAACGAAAACATTTCCTAACCTGACTTGCCAACGTTCTTCGCCCCGGTCACTAGAATGTTGATTGACGAAGATCTGGTCGCAGCAAACCAATCTTCCGTTTCGTTGTTTTTCCTAAGCAGCAATTGCCTGAGATAAAACAATAGTTATATTAACTTTACGCATAACATTTTACAAGAAATACACCATATTGAAAACTTTCAACTCAAAACTCCACTCACTTACCCTGATTTAGAAGCTGGCACGGAATTTGCCCTTCCACGCATCCGGCAAGGTTTTGTCTGAATAGGTTGTGCTTTATTGTCAGTAGATGGCCTTCTTTTCCTTGCATAAGATATGGTATTCTTTCGAACTAAATAGGGGGTTCTCACAATTTCCGGCACGGTCACCTCGCTATTCTTGCACCGTTTTCCGAAAACATTCTCTCTTGAGTGATTAAAAGGAGTTGAAAAAGATTGTAAGAGCTTCTTCAGCACCCTGGTCGCAACAACATACATGAAGTTAAAAATCTGAATCTATTCTGATTCACATCTGAATCTATTGTACTTTTAAGTTTTGACAGTTTATACAGCTTTCAAAACTGAAgcttattttgcaaatattcgtttatgatacaaatagcTAGTCTATGTTCGTTACTTACACAGTAAAACAAACGCTTCAACATATAGCCTTTTAATACGTTTACTTACATTCTTAAGTTTGCCTGGTTGCTGATacttgctataaaaataactttctgCAACTTCTAATTATCCacagttttcaaacaaattgaaaGCGAAATAACTGGCTTTGCAAATTCTGTGTCAGTGAGCTTACGTCAGAGTGATCTACGGAATGGTTTTCCCCTCATCCAGGCCACGCTTAAATACGACAACCAgtttatttgtatttaaagGGAAAAAAGGCATGATCGCTATCATGCGACGACATTCGCAGTATTGTTTACTGATACACTGATGTGCAAACTGAACGCTAAGGGAATCCTGGAACAGATGACCTGAGTTCTTTCGAATGAGTAAATAAACGATGGAAGATAGCTAACACTGGAGATTCTAATTTGTACACAATTTCCGCAACAACAACAGAATCAACAGATAAATTCCACGGCGATAGGGTTTTGCAATTACGGCTACTGGCGAAAGGTGCGATTAAAATTGGGATCCTAAAACCTTGATAACAGCCCAATGATACAGAGTGAAAAATAGCACGCCATTACCCAAATAAACGTCGCTGTGTTTTGACACataaagtttgtttaacaGATTAGTAGCGCGACAAATTAATTATCTATggcaggggcgggcaacttcttcggtcggcgggcctgatatgagaaaatgaagtatttggcgggccggattcctgaatagatgggaacgcagctttgtcttattaatgtttttggtcgaaaatgtttgctcacaaatgcatgtagacccgaacagaacaagtagattcatggccatctttctcaggttggcaaacttggacttattcagtgacgcaatacagggattgcggcagaatgtggccgcaggccacattatcatgtaagatcgaaaactgtctgcgggccgcacaaaatcccgtcgcgggccggatccggcccgcaggccgtatgttgcccgcccctgatcTATGGGTTATATGACACCTGTTTTCAGAGATATAGGACAAAAAAAAGATTCTGCGATGTTGTCAATTGCGCAGCGTACATTGCAGTCTAATAGCagaaataaatgcaatttttaacAGAATTATAAggaaatttaattaatttggtTTTATTCTATTAATGTAACCCAATTTACCGACCCACAAATGAGTTTTAGATCACACAAGTAATATAGCcagtataaaataaaacgttttgttaTGCACTTGACTTTCTGAAAAACTGCTATTCTCAAAAccaacataaaattttaaaaatactccaaaataccAGAACTAAGTTTtaagtttggaaaattttaagtttcaaAACTAAAGTGGTACTGTAATTTTAACTAATCGTAAAACTACGTTTTATTTAGGACCTATCGCACAATTAACTTTCTATAATCTGTATGTATGTAGCCTATTGAGGAAGATAAAATTGTCTGAGGTATTTAGAAGTATAGAAACCGAATAAAGAAACATCGATGTCGCTGGTTCGCCCCTGTAATAGCCGGTAGGTATAAAATAGTTCATCaaatgataaatttaaaagaaCGTTAAAACCGCTGACTTATGTTtatattcatttttttatttattcggTTTAGTTGTTCAGGTTTTTTTTAAGATTTGTACCTTATTATTTTGTGGTTTGCGGATTGACGCTTTTCATTGCAACTTGCCAGAATTATAGGCTACATGTTTTAAGCAAATTAGTCAGGAAAGAAGTGACaacataaataaacaagtATATGTATCACTTTAGTAAACGGTATGTGTGGTACAAAAATACAATAGTCCAGATGTTGTCAAACTTTAACCTACTGACCACGGCTCGCTACCAgcagaaaatttttgttttatcttgtCAACTGTATTTGAGTTTTATCAGCTCATGCATATGTACTGTCTCCAGTGGTGGAGTTCGACCAGTAAGCGGGAACCGGTTGACAGAATTAGCAAATCGTTTACTAAAATATGGGAGTGTAGTAAATCAATTGCCGCAAAACTGTAGTTTAAAAATGCCAATTACAAGCAGGAAATTGTTTGTGTTGTAGTACCTTCCATGTAGGTTGTTTTCGTATcaacattattatttatctttATCGTCGAGTTGCTCGCTATATCTTCGATGTCGTATAATATCGTCTTTGCAGTTTGAATGTTTGTGTATCTTAGTTATCATCATTAGATGCACCGTTTCTAATCGGTGTCAGCTAcacaattttaattgtttctaTCTGCTTAACAAGTTTAGAAGCATATTTATCTGGAAAGTTTACGTTGTAAACCGGCGATGCCGAACAGGCCGCTTTCAAGTCGGACAAAAATGCAATTCTCTTGAACAAAAGCTTTCAGTTTTTGTAAACCATGGGTACAATAACCATTactttaaatgttttgaatCTCAGCAATACATACTGTAAATAACAGCGCTCAGCATCAGTCTTTTCAGccaccctacaaatttagcgTTAAACTCGGTTTTGGCGACCCACCTCACCACCTCATCACCACACCACAAATCAGAAAATAGCGTTTAGCATTGTATCATTTCTTATTAACCCATTCGCAAACTGCTTAAAAATAACGACTGTGCGTTAAAATGTACCTTCGTAATACAATCTAAAGTTTGTAGGGCACAGGCCTGAAAGTGTAAACTGCTGGTGGCTTATGTGCAATGTAGCCTGTGGCGCCAAGGCCAAAGTTAATAGGCCAGTGCAGTGCGGTATGCTCCGGTACCGTGTTGTCTTCAGACATGTAGACCATATAAACGTTTGGAAACATGCAACCACAACGATATCTTTGGCAGAAATATAATTGCTCGCCACTTGATGGCTTGGTAATATTTGTGGGTTTTTACAACGACTATATACCCTGCGCCGTTGCAACTTGTCACATGTATTTACTTTAGAGCTTTACGCTTTCCAAACTAATAGCAGGAGTATCTCCTAGAACTAAACGTTAATAGCAGGCAGGTGGCGACGTAATAACTTTACTTCTTTGACATTCTGAGATCCTCAGACAGATGCATTGCAGTCATGTATTTTGAGTGCTTTTGAATAGTGAGATTGTGTT of the Clavelina lepadiformis chromosome 7, kaClaLepa1.1, whole genome shotgun sequence genome contains:
- the LOC143465420 gene encoding ras-related and estrogen-regulated growth inhibitor-like protein, which encodes MVLKKLLQSFSTPFNHSRENVFGKRCKNSEVTVPEIVRTPYLVRKNTISYARKRRPSTDNKAQPIQTKPCRMRGRANSVPASKSGQLLLRKNNETEDWFAATRSSSINILVTGAKNVGKSALTVRFITKRFIGEYISGEDMTYDHVISEEKRKQKIVFLDQSNDEDCYEKRMPFDDQNLEWADGIIVVYDVGNPATYMYALKIINFIQNKSSSSEDLEGVKPILLVGNKTDLAKRWSLAQCEMKNVTDKIPSWVTSVELSAADGFEKVPASINELISKICQIKRISCGSLKKEQFRLLMGSVFRPRMHKTSSGMKFGSI